From Vreelandella neptunia, the proteins below share one genomic window:
- the miaB gene encoding tRNA (N6-isopentenyl adenosine(37)-C2)-methylthiotransferase MiaB yields the protein MAKKLFIKTHGCQMNEYDSSRMADLLGESHQLELTDNEREADVILLNTCSIREKAQEKVFHQLGRWKKLKDANPNLVIGVGGCVASQEGEAIRKRAPHVDMVFGPQTLHRVPSMLDARGNNQIAAVDVTFPEIEKFDHLPKPSSDGATAFVSIMEGCSKYCTFCVVPYTRGEEVSRPFEAVMDEVIHLSDQGVREINLLGQNVNAYRGENQLGDEIDLAELIACVAAVEGIDRIRFTTSHPVEFTDSLVDAFADIPELVSHLHLPVQSGSDRILTAMKRGHTAAEYIEKMERIRANRPDISFSSDFIIGFPGETEEDFEATMNLIHQIGFDHSFSFVYSARPGTPASGLPDETPESVKKQRLAILQERIIQQTAQISRRMVGSTQRVLVNGFSPRDPGQLSGRTENNRVVNFRAANPTELIGYFVDVEITEAFPNSLRGELASPERY from the coding sequence ATGGCGAAGAAGCTCTTCATCAAAACGCACGGCTGCCAAATGAACGAGTACGACTCCTCCCGTATGGCGGATCTACTCGGCGAATCTCACCAGCTCGAACTCACTGATAATGAGCGTGAAGCCGATGTCATTTTGTTAAACACCTGCTCGATTCGCGAAAAAGCGCAGGAAAAAGTTTTTCATCAGCTGGGACGCTGGAAAAAACTTAAAGACGCCAACCCCAACCTGGTGATTGGCGTGGGTGGCTGCGTGGCGAGCCAGGAAGGCGAAGCAATCCGCAAGCGTGCCCCCCATGTGGACATGGTGTTCGGGCCGCAAACCCTGCACCGCGTGCCCTCAATGCTGGATGCCCGTGGCAATAACCAGATTGCGGCGGTGGATGTCACCTTTCCTGAGATCGAAAAGTTCGACCACCTGCCCAAGCCTTCTTCCGATGGCGCAACGGCGTTTGTGTCAATTATGGAAGGTTGCTCAAAGTACTGCACCTTCTGCGTGGTTCCCTACACCCGCGGCGAAGAGGTCTCGCGCCCCTTTGAGGCGGTGATGGATGAAGTCATCCACCTTTCCGACCAGGGCGTGCGAGAGATCAACCTGTTGGGCCAGAACGTCAATGCCTACCGCGGTGAAAACCAGCTAGGTGATGAAATCGACTTGGCCGAACTGATTGCCTGCGTTGCGGCAGTAGAGGGCATTGACCGCATTCGCTTTACCACCTCACACCCGGTGGAGTTTACTGACAGCCTAGTCGACGCCTTTGCCGATATCCCCGAACTGGTGAGCCACCTTCACCTACCGGTACAGTCGGGCTCAGACCGTATTCTTACTGCCATGAAGCGCGGGCATACGGCGGCCGAATACATTGAAAAGATGGAGCGCATCCGCGCCAATCGCCCGGACATCAGCTTCTCTTCTGACTTCATCATCGGCTTCCCCGGCGAAACAGAAGAAGATTTTGAAGCGACGATGAATTTAATTCATCAAATCGGCTTCGATCATTCGTTCAGCTTCGTTTACTCCGCACGCCCCGGCACACCTGCTTCTGGCCTGCCGGATGAAACACCGGAGAGTGTCAAAAAGCAGCGTCTGGCAATTCTGCAGGAGCGGATCATTCAGCAAACCGCGCAAATTAGCCGCCGCATGGTTGGCAGCACACAGCGTGTACTGGTTAACGGCTTTTCACCCCGCGACCCAGGCCAGCTCTCTGGGCGTACCGAGAATAACCGCGTGGTTAACTTCCGCGCTGCCAACCCCACCGAGCTGATCGGCTACTTTGTCGATGTAGAGATCACTGAGGCATTTCCCAATTCGCTACGCGGTGAGCTTGCCTCACCTGAGCGCTATTGA
- a CDS encoding PhoH family protein has protein sequence MSQPTPQANRIITLSLEPNDPQRLASLCGQQDEHLKLIESRLDVTLRNRGNVFQLAGPANRIKAAANVLEHLYRETAASELDADTVHLFLQESGLEALEEEEDGTGSSDEVIMRTPRTMIKPRGLNQQRYVSSIREHDINFGIGPAGTGKTYLAVAAAVEALNQQEVRRILLVRPAVEAGEKLGFLPGDLAQKIDPYLRPLYDALYEMIGFEQVAKLIERQVIEIAPLAYMRGRTLNNSYIILDESQNTTPEQMKMFLTRIGFGSTAVITGDVTQVDLPKGQRSGLIQVLDVLKDTQGIGVTHFAAKDVVRHPLVQRIIEAYDMFESQQEVEERARREVRQQERDARMQAREGAWDSSR, from the coding sequence TTGAGCCAGCCAACACCTCAGGCCAATCGCATCATCACCTTAAGCCTTGAACCCAATGATCCGCAGCGCCTTGCTAGCCTTTGCGGCCAGCAGGACGAGCATTTGAAGCTGATTGAAAGCCGCCTAGATGTGACGCTGCGCAATCGGGGCAATGTGTTCCAACTGGCGGGCCCAGCCAACCGCATCAAAGCAGCGGCAAACGTGTTGGAACACCTCTATCGCGAAACAGCGGCGAGCGAACTTGACGCCGACACCGTGCACCTGTTCCTGCAAGAGTCCGGGCTTGAAGCGCTGGAAGAGGAAGAGGACGGCACCGGCAGCAGCGATGAAGTGATCATGCGCACCCCGCGTACCATGATCAAACCGCGCGGGCTCAACCAGCAGCGCTACGTTTCAAGCATCCGCGAACACGATATCAACTTCGGCATTGGCCCTGCGGGTACGGGTAAAACCTACCTCGCCGTTGCCGCCGCGGTTGAGGCACTCAACCAACAGGAAGTACGCCGCATCCTGCTCGTGCGCCCGGCGGTTGAAGCGGGTGAAAAACTTGGCTTCTTGCCCGGCGACCTGGCCCAGAAAATCGATCCCTACCTGCGCCCTCTTTACGACGCCCTGTATGAAATGATCGGTTTTGAACAGGTGGCAAAACTGATTGAGCGGCAGGTGATTGAGATTGCTCCGCTGGCCTATATGCGTGGCCGTACGCTCAATAACTCCTACATCATTCTGGATGAGAGTCAGAACACCACCCCGGAGCAGATGAAAATGTTCCTGACCCGGATTGGTTTTGGCTCCACTGCCGTGATTACCGGCGACGTGACCCAGGTCGATCTACCTAAAGGACAGCGTTCAGGGCTGATTCAGGTGCTCGACGTGCTGAAAGACACTCAAGGCATCGGCGTCACCCACTTCGCCGCCAAGGATGTGGTACGCCACCCGCTGGTACAGCGCATTATCGAAGCTTACGATATGTTCGAATCCCAGCAGGAAGTGGAGGAGCGTGCCCGCCGCGAGGTGCGCCAGCAAGAGCGCGACGCACGAATGCAGGCACGTGAAGGCGCATGGGATAGTTCGCGATGA
- the ybeY gene encoding rRNA maturation RNase YbeY, producing the protein MSESIDVVVDRQAAIDEPRLPSLTQLTHWVGCVFAHHPDDQRLEVTIRFVDELESQTLNRDYRGKDKTTNVLSFPFESPPGVDLPLLGDLVICHAVVAKEASEQGKPIEHHYAHMVVHGILHLMGYDHIDDHEAEEMEQFERELLAELNIPDPYADNTPMPNREDA; encoded by the coding sequence ATGAGCGAGTCCATTGATGTCGTCGTCGACCGCCAGGCAGCGATTGACGAACCACGGCTACCCAGCCTGACACAGCTCACCCATTGGGTGGGCTGTGTGTTCGCCCACCACCCTGACGATCAGCGCCTTGAAGTGACTATTCGCTTTGTGGATGAGCTCGAAAGCCAAACGCTCAACCGTGATTACCGCGGCAAAGACAAAACCACTAACGTGCTGTCATTCCCTTTTGAGAGCCCGCCGGGTGTGGATTTACCGTTACTCGGCGACCTGGTGATTTGCCATGCTGTGGTAGCCAAAGAAGCCAGCGAGCAAGGCAAGCCAATTGAGCACCACTACGCTCATATGGTCGTGCATGGCATCCTGCATTTGATGGGCTACGATCATATTGATGATCACGAAGCCGAGGAAATGGAGCAGTTTGAGCGTGAACTGTTGGCCGAGCTGAATATCCCTGACCCGTACGCTGACAACACTCCCATGCCCAATAGGGAAGACGCATAG
- a CDS encoding HlyC/CorC family transporter: MSEDRSSNPNQKSWLEKLFGALSGDNDEPSSRDELMTFLRHTAGKLKLDQDAIMIIEGALEISDQQVREVLIPRSQVSAIALDQTSDGYLPLIQETGHSRYPVIGENLDDVKGILLVKDLLPLLSQTQAQRDAFKLDDILRPAMFIPESKRLNSLLKEFRDTHNHMAVVVDEYGGTAGIITIEDILEQIVGDIEDEHDTDEEDDIREIENGRYAIRALTPIEDFNERFDTEFSDDEFDTVGGLVMQQFGHLPRRGEHTILGGWRFVILNADTRRIRLLEAYRDTRRDDEEDDDQENKPD; encoded by the coding sequence ATGAGCGAAGACCGATCGAGCAACCCCAATCAAAAATCCTGGCTCGAGAAACTCTTTGGCGCCCTTTCCGGAGACAATGACGAACCCAGCTCACGAGATGAGCTGATGACGTTTTTACGCCATACCGCAGGGAAATTAAAGCTGGATCAAGACGCCATTATGATCATCGAAGGCGCCCTTGAGATCAGCGATCAGCAGGTTCGTGAAGTGCTGATACCCCGCTCACAGGTCTCAGCTATTGCCCTGGATCAAACCAGCGACGGCTATCTACCGCTGATCCAGGAAACCGGCCACTCTCGCTACCCGGTGATTGGCGAAAACCTGGATGACGTAAAAGGCATTCTGCTGGTAAAAGATTTACTCCCCCTGCTCTCCCAGACCCAGGCTCAGCGCGATGCGTTCAAGTTAGATGACATTTTGCGCCCGGCGATGTTTATCCCTGAATCCAAACGCCTTAACAGCCTGCTTAAAGAGTTTCGGGATACCCACAATCATATGGCGGTGGTGGTCGATGAATACGGCGGTACCGCGGGCATCATCACCATCGAAGATATTCTTGAGCAGATCGTCGGCGACATCGAAGATGAGCACGATACCGATGAAGAAGACGATATCCGCGAAATAGAGAATGGCCGCTACGCCATTCGCGCACTGACCCCCATCGAAGACTTCAACGAACGCTTCGACACCGAGTTCTCTGACGATGAGTTCGATACCGTTGGCGGCCTGGTGATGCAGCAGTTTGGCCATCTACCGCGGCGCGGTGAACACACCATTCTAGGCGGCTGGCGGTTTGTGATTCTCAATGCGGACACGCGACGCATTCGTCTACTCGAAGCCTACCGCGACACCCGCCGCGATGACGAAGAGGATGATGACCAGGAGAACAAGCCCGACTAG
- the lnt gene encoding apolipoprotein N-acyltransferase, with protein MGFPPAFLLQLLAALVAGGFTTLTASPFELWWLGPVAIGLLYVGLHALTPTQAALKGWLYGVALFASGTSWVYVSIHDYGYTGVPLAVFLTALFVTILALFFAGTFWLYRRFTSARLAFISFAGAWVLGEVLRTYLFTGFPWLLLGSGFVDSPLAAWAPVGGVYLLSLLVALSGALGAELLLRRQWWTLVPLAAIWLIPLALPQQWTTPADEPTRVALLQGNLPQLLKWTPEGQRTAANTYSELTREVADEVDLIIWPETALPMMETQARPVLERVQANLPPDVALLTGIVQRDEQERYFNSVIGVGDVEGSYQKEHLVPFGEYLPLESLLRGAIDFFDLPMSTFTKGEHEQKPMQAAGIHIGNAICYEIIYPQLVARRAQDSGVIMTVSNDTWFGASIGPHQHLQMARLRALENGRYVVRATSNGITAIIDPNGRIVERAPQFETTTLTGEFYAMEGLTPFTRLGSWPTWLLAGLMLLPGMVAARATRQA; from the coding sequence ATGGGTTTTCCCCCCGCGTTTTTGTTACAGCTGCTTGCCGCCCTGGTGGCGGGCGGTTTCACCACCCTAACGGCTTCCCCTTTTGAGCTTTGGTGGCTGGGCCCGGTGGCGATTGGCTTACTTTATGTGGGCCTGCATGCATTAACTCCCACCCAAGCGGCCCTAAAAGGCTGGTTATACGGTGTTGCACTGTTCGCCAGCGGCACCTCCTGGGTGTATGTCTCTATCCACGACTACGGTTACACCGGCGTGCCGCTCGCCGTTTTCCTTACTGCGCTGTTCGTGACAATTCTGGCACTGTTTTTTGCCGGCACTTTCTGGCTCTACCGGCGCTTCACCTCCGCGCGACTCGCGTTTATCAGCTTTGCGGGCGCCTGGGTACTGGGCGAAGTACTGCGCACCTACCTGTTTACCGGCTTTCCCTGGCTGCTGCTGGGCTCTGGTTTTGTCGATTCGCCGCTGGCCGCCTGGGCGCCCGTTGGCGGCGTCTACCTGCTCTCGCTGCTAGTAGCGCTTAGCGGTGCGCTTGGCGCTGAGCTACTGCTGCGCCGTCAGTGGTGGACGCTTGTCCCACTGGCGGCCATTTGGCTAATTCCCTTGGCACTCCCCCAGCAATGGACTACGCCAGCCGATGAACCTACACGCGTGGCACTGCTACAGGGCAATCTGCCGCAGCTGTTGAAGTGGACGCCCGAAGGGCAGCGCACGGCGGCGAATACCTACAGCGAGCTCACCCGCGAAGTCGCCGATGAGGTTGACCTGATCATCTGGCCAGAAACCGCGCTGCCAATGATGGAGACCCAGGCCCGGCCGGTGCTGGAACGCGTGCAAGCGAACCTGCCCCCCGACGTCGCCCTACTCACCGGCATCGTTCAGCGCGACGAACAAGAGCGTTACTTCAATAGCGTGATTGGCGTTGGCGACGTAGAGGGCAGCTACCAAAAAGAGCACCTGGTGCCTTTTGGTGAGTACCTGCCACTGGAGAGTTTACTCCGCGGGGCGATTGATTTTTTTGACCTGCCCATGTCGACCTTTACCAAAGGCGAGCATGAGCAAAAACCGATGCAGGCCGCCGGGATTCATATTGGTAACGCTATTTGCTACGAGATCATCTACCCACAGCTAGTCGCCCGCCGAGCCCAAGACAGCGGTGTCATCATGACGGTGTCTAACGACACCTGGTTTGGCGCCTCGATCGGACCCCACCAGCACCTGCAGATGGCACGCCTACGCGCGCTAGAGAATGGTCGCTATGTGGTTCGTGCTACCAGCAACGGCATTACCGCTATTATTGATCCTAATGGGCGCATTGTTGAACGCGCCCCGCAGTTCGAGACAACCACGCTCACCGGTGAGTTTTACGCCATGGAGGGGCTAACGCCTTTCACCCGCTTGGGTAGTTGGCCGACTTGGTTGCTGGCAGGTTTGATGCTCTTGCCCGGCATGGTGGCAGCAAGAGCCACACGCCAAGCGTAA
- a CDS encoding NAD(P)-dependent alcohol dehydrogenase produces MSQALSYAAFAADKPLAPFTFDRRQPRPDDVAIEILYCGVCHSDLHFARNDWGMSQYPVVPGHEIVGRVTSVGDKVSRFKAGDLVGVGCMVDSCRTCAACKDGVEQYCLEGFTMTYGSEDRQDGTMTQGGYSDSIVVSEHFVLQMPDDIDLASAAPILCAGITTYSPLKHHGVGKGHKVGVIGMGGLGHMGVKLAKALGAEVTVFTRSDAKVEEAKRNGADHVVVSSDQTQMDAVAETFDFMLDTVPVQHDLNPYLTSLKYDGTHIIVGLLEPIEPAIEAFNLVFKRRVVAGSLIGGIAETEELLKLCADQGITCDIEMLDINNINGGFERMEKGDVRYRFVIDMATLKNSAA; encoded by the coding sequence ATGAGCCAAGCATTATCCTACGCCGCATTCGCTGCCGATAAGCCCTTAGCACCGTTTACTTTTGATCGTCGCCAGCCGCGCCCCGATGACGTCGCCATCGAAATTCTCTACTGTGGTGTCTGCCACAGCGATCTGCACTTTGCTCGCAATGACTGGGGCATGAGCCAGTACCCCGTCGTACCCGGCCATGAGATTGTCGGCCGTGTGACTTCTGTGGGCGATAAAGTATCGCGTTTTAAAGCCGGTGACCTGGTGGGTGTCGGTTGTATGGTCGATTCATGCCGTACCTGTGCTGCCTGTAAAGATGGTGTAGAGCAGTACTGTCTGGAAGGCTTCACAATGACCTACGGCAGCGAAGATCGCCAAGATGGCACCATGACCCAGGGTGGCTACTCCGACTCCATCGTGGTGAGCGAGCACTTTGTGCTACAGATGCCTGATGATATTGATCTGGCTTCGGCGGCGCCGATTCTCTGCGCCGGTATAACGACCTATTCACCGCTCAAGCATCACGGCGTGGGCAAAGGTCATAAAGTCGGTGTGATCGGTATGGGTGGCTTAGGCCACATGGGCGTTAAACTGGCTAAAGCGCTGGGCGCTGAAGTCACGGTGTTCACCCGTTCCGACGCCAAGGTTGAAGAAGCGAAGCGTAACGGCGCTGACCACGTGGTGGTTTCCAGCGACCAGACACAAATGGACGCGGTGGCTGAAACCTTCGACTTCATGCTCGACACCGTGCCCGTACAGCACGATCTAAACCCCTACCTAACGTCGCTGAAGTATGACGGTACTCACATCATCGTTGGCTTGCTGGAGCCTATTGAGCCAGCCATTGAGGCCTTTAACCTGGTCTTTAAGCGTCGTGTGGTGGCCGGTTCGCTAATTGGTGGCATTGCGGAGACCGAAGAGCTGCTCAAGCTGTGCGCTGATCAGGGCATTACCTGTGATATCGAAATGCTCGATATCAACAACATTAACGGAGGCTTTGAGCGCATGGAAAAAGGCGATGTTCGCTATCGTTTCGTGATTGATATGGCCACGCTAAAAAACAGCGCAGCCTAA
- a CDS encoding AraC family transcriptional regulator, with protein MTSTAQAGNALAAVIAPLVKSDGINSTSLPGVSLLCLSRHQIRTPLIYEPSLTIIAQGRKMGYLGDREIYYDPGHYLVQTLPLPFECETYGSPEAPLLGISVRLDPALLSEMVTAMGDTGHNALAPLPMASVAMTEGMQDAVWRLARTLNVAVECSAMGNARIRDVVFEALKGEQGPALRALVLGHGNYSRIVQVLSKLHTHFADDFSVEQLAAQANMSPSTFHQHFKQITRSSPAQYLKRLRLIKAQQLLLQDNHNVNQAAAAVGYRSVPQFSRDYKRYFGEPPLQHRRQEQALRA; from the coding sequence ATGACCTCCACCGCTCAGGCTGGCAATGCGCTAGCTGCCGTTATCGCACCACTGGTTAAAAGCGACGGAATCAATAGCACATCACTGCCTGGCGTGTCGTTACTCTGTTTAAGCCGCCACCAGATTCGCACACCGCTGATCTATGAGCCGAGCCTGACCATCATCGCCCAGGGGCGTAAAATGGGTTATCTGGGTGATCGCGAAATCTATTACGACCCCGGCCACTACTTAGTGCAAACGTTGCCACTGCCCTTTGAGTGCGAAACCTACGGCTCGCCGGAAGCCCCTTTGCTGGGTATATCGGTGCGCCTGGATCCGGCACTATTAAGCGAGATGGTGACAGCCATGGGCGATACCGGTCATAACGCTTTGGCTCCGTTGCCCATGGCCTCAGTGGCCATGACAGAGGGCATGCAGGACGCCGTATGGCGCTTAGCGCGCACGCTAAACGTAGCGGTAGAGTGCAGCGCCATGGGCAACGCCCGCATTCGTGACGTGGTGTTTGAAGCGCTAAAGGGAGAACAGGGGCCCGCTTTACGGGCGCTAGTACTGGGGCATGGTAACTATTCACGCATTGTGCAGGTGCTGTCTAAGCTCCACACCCATTTTGCCGACGACTTTAGCGTGGAACAGTTGGCAGCACAGGCCAATATGAGCCCTTCGACGTTTCACCAGCACTTTAAGCAAATTACCCGCTCATCACCGGCTCAGTACTTAAAGCGGCTGCGCCTAATCAAAGCGCAACAGTTGCTGCTGCAGGATAATCACAACGTTAATCAGGCCGCTGCGGCGGTGGGTTACCGCAGCGTGCCTCAGTTTAGCCGCGACTATAAGCGCTACTTTGGTGAGCCCCCGTTGCAGCATCGCCGCCAAGAGCAGGCGCTACGCGCTTAA
- a CDS encoding VOC family protein encodes MSLSPFHLAIPVYDVALARAFYNDVFGLEEGRSSEQWVDFNFFGHQLVIHEQPKTPGQESAHTNPVDGHNVPVPHFGVILAWDEWEALAERLKARDTQFVIEPYVRFKGEVGEQATMFLLDPCGNALEFKAFKDMSQIFAK; translated from the coding sequence ATGAGCCTTTCACCCTTCCATCTGGCGATTCCCGTTTACGATGTGGCGCTGGCGCGGGCGTTTTATAACGATGTGTTTGGCCTGGAAGAGGGGCGTTCCAGCGAGCAGTGGGTCGACTTTAATTTCTTTGGCCACCAACTGGTCATTCATGAGCAGCCCAAAACGCCGGGGCAAGAGAGCGCGCACACTAATCCGGTAGATGGCCACAACGTCCCGGTGCCGCACTTTGGCGTAATATTAGCGTGGGACGAGTGGGAAGCCCTGGCCGAGCGCTTGAAAGCGCGCGATACGCAGTTCGTGATCGAGCCCTACGTTCGCTTTAAAGGCGAAGTAGGTGAGCAGGCCACCATGTTTCTGCTCGACCCCTGCGGAAACGCCCTGGAGTTCAAGGCGTTTAAAGATATGAGCCAGATCTTTGCGAAATAG
- a CDS encoding LysR family transcriptional regulator translates to MIRELKTLIAVAQEGTFAAAGNKIGLTQAAVSAQMKRLEQELGIALFERKGRAAILTQRGQETLKQAHTLLTLYSTLGAATAGPATQRVNIGAIASIQRTLLPDALAHFHHAYSECRTRVVPGLSMELVNQVDAGELDMAVIIRPPFSLHSDLRWTPLAHEPFRLIVPRHIEGDQWRELIVRQPFVRYDRASFGGRQVERFLRANHCNVREVCEVDELEAIVKLVAKGVGVALVPQAIAQQRWPAEVRAIDLGERTFHRDIGLIHPTSGHLSEPARAMAQLIGEIAQQTDNSA, encoded by the coding sequence ATGATCCGCGAGCTAAAAACGTTGATTGCGGTCGCACAGGAAGGCACCTTTGCCGCAGCGGGCAACAAAATCGGCCTGACTCAAGCGGCGGTCAGCGCACAAATGAAACGTCTTGAGCAAGAGCTGGGTATCGCCCTGTTTGAACGTAAAGGGCGTGCCGCCATTTTGACCCAGCGCGGGCAGGAAACGTTAAAGCAAGCTCATACCCTGCTAACCCTCTACAGCACGCTGGGGGCTGCTACAGCGGGCCCAGCCACTCAAAGGGTCAATATTGGGGCCATAGCGTCCATACAGCGCACGCTACTGCCCGATGCGCTGGCGCATTTTCATCACGCCTATAGCGAGTGCCGCACCCGAGTGGTGCCGGGTCTCTCCATGGAGCTGGTGAATCAAGTCGACGCTGGCGAGCTGGATATGGCGGTGATTATTCGCCCGCCCTTTTCACTGCACAGCGATTTACGCTGGACGCCCCTTGCCCATGAGCCATTTCGTTTGATCGTGCCGCGCCATATTGAGGGCGATCAGTGGCGGGAGCTGATCGTCCGCCAGCCGTTTGTGCGTTACGACCGTGCTTCCTTTGGTGGACGGCAGGTCGAACGCTTTCTACGCGCAAACCACTGCAATGTGCGTGAAGTATGCGAAGTCGATGAACTGGAGGCCATCGTTAAACTGGTCGCCAAAGGGGTAGGCGTTGCGCTAGTGCCCCAGGCGATTGCGCAGCAACGCTGGCCAGCGGAAGTGCGTGCGATTGATTTAGGCGAGCGCACCTTTCACCGCGACATCGGGCTGATTCACCCCACTAGCGGCCATTTGAGCGAACCCGCACGGGCGATGGCCCAATTGATTGGCGAAATCGCCCAGCAGACTGATAATAGTGCCTGA
- a CDS encoding DUF3820 family protein produces the protein MKPEDLEKLVTRTMPFGKYEGRLIADLPGPYLNWFAREGFPSGEIGQLLHLMHEIDHNGLGPLLDPLRKTPSQRGET, from the coding sequence ATGAAGCCAGAGGATCTGGAAAAGCTAGTGACGCGTACCATGCCCTTTGGCAAGTATGAGGGCCGTCTTATTGCTGACCTTCCCGGCCCCTATTTAAACTGGTTCGCTCGGGAGGGGTTTCCCTCAGGGGAAATTGGCCAACTGCTGCATTTGATGCACGAAATTGATCATAATGGGCTTGGCCCGCTGCTTGACCCACTGCGAAAAACGCCTAGCCAGCGTGGCGAAACTTAA
- a CDS encoding DUF1499 domain-containing protein, translating to MVTRLTTARPRGGRWPGVLAGLAILLIAAATLMMAGAGPAYRGELISLGEAFNLLRNGVYAAGAAVAVSIVTLLFSMLARRSRPALIATLVIVAAAALLYMPWQHWQRAQQVPAIHDITTDTQNPPAFEALADAREAAPNAVDYPGGATAQQQQAAYPDIKPLVLDEAPQTVLAAAQAEAEEAGWRIARITDNHIEATATTRWFGFEDDVVIRLTEIENGVQVDMRSASRLGASDVGTNAARIKQFLTALEARLE from the coding sequence ATGGTAACGCGACTAACAACGGCGCGTCCTCGTGGCGGCCGTTGGCCAGGCGTACTGGCTGGCTTAGCCATTCTACTGATAGCGGCGGCGACACTTATGATGGCGGGCGCAGGGCCTGCTTATCGTGGCGAACTTATCAGCCTAGGCGAGGCGTTTAATTTACTTCGTAACGGCGTCTATGCCGCCGGCGCAGCAGTCGCGGTCAGTATTGTCACGCTGCTGTTTAGCATGCTGGCTCGTCGATCTAGGCCTGCATTAATAGCCACGCTGGTTATCGTCGCCGCTGCTGCGCTGCTTTATATGCCCTGGCAGCATTGGCAACGTGCTCAACAAGTGCCCGCGATTCACGATATCACTACCGATACTCAGAACCCACCGGCCTTTGAAGCGTTAGCTGACGCACGAGAAGCGGCGCCTAACGCGGTTGACTACCCGGGCGGTGCCACCGCACAGCAGCAGCAAGCAGCCTACCCTGACATCAAGCCGCTGGTCTTGGACGAAGCCCCACAAACGGTACTCGCTGCCGCACAAGCAGAGGCCGAAGAGGCTGGCTGGCGTATCGCCCGAATTACCGACAATCACATAGAAGCCACCGCGACCACGCGCTGGTTTGGCTTTGAGGATGATGTGGTGATTCGCTTAACTGAGATTGAGAACGGGGTGCAGGTGGATATGCGCTCGGCGTCACGTCTGGGTGCCAGCGACGTGGGCACCAATGCGGCGCGTATCAAGCAGTTTTTAACTGCTTTAGAAGCGCGACTTGAGTGA
- a CDS encoding ribbon-helix-helix domain-containing protein → MCKLFIQADPELWRSATHSLRIDGMVTSVRMENYFWHILEEIAQRDRMNTAQMITRLYHESIDAGHDLGNFTSFLRVCALRYQALQLTGDIPAQHQVPIATLDAEQILARESGNRRDPLH, encoded by the coding sequence ATGTGTAAACTCTTTATTCAAGCCGACCCGGAGCTGTGGCGCAGCGCGACACATTCGCTGCGTATTGATGGCATGGTCACCAGTGTGCGAATGGAAAATTACTTCTGGCATATTCTCGAAGAGATCGCCCAGCGCGACCGGATGAACACGGCCCAAATGATTACCCGGCTTTATCATGAATCCATCGATGCCGGGCACGATTTGGGTAACTTCACTTCGTTTTTGCGCGTTTGCGCCCTGCGTTATCAAGCGCTGCAATTGACCGGGGATATTCCCGCCCAGCACCAAGTGCCTATCGCTACCCTGGACGCTGAGCAAATTTTAGCCCGCGAAAGCGGCAACAGACGTGACCCGTTGCATTAA
- a CDS encoding DJ-1/PfpI family protein: protein MSSKRILMITGDFTEDYETMVPFQALMAVGHRVDAVCPGKTSGDTVATAIHDFEGDQTYSEKPGHRFALNADFASINPADYDALVVPGGRAPEYLRLNKEVLTMVQHFFETNKPVAAICHGAQLLAAAKVLEGKQCSAYPACQPEVELAGGHFADLEVTDAVTDGNLVTAPAWPAHPAWLAQFMALLNK from the coding sequence ATGAGCAGCAAGCGCATTTTAATGATCACTGGCGATTTCACTGAAGACTATGAAACCATGGTGCCATTCCAGGCACTTATGGCAGTCGGCCACCGTGTCGATGCCGTTTGCCCGGGGAAAACTTCGGGCGATACCGTGGCGACGGCGATTCATGACTTCGAAGGCGACCAAACCTATTCCGAAAAGCCCGGTCACCGCTTTGCACTGAATGCTGATTTTGCCAGCATTAACCCCGCCGATTACGATGCTTTGGTGGTGCCTGGTGGGCGTGCACCTGAATATCTTCGTTTGAACAAAGAGGTGCTAACCATGGTTCAGCATTTTTTTGAGACTAACAAACCCGTGGCGGCGATTTGCCACGGCGCTCAACTGCTAGCTGCTGCAAAAGTACTGGAAGGGAAGCAGTGCTCTGCTTATCCGGCCTGCCAGCCGGAAGTCGAGCTTGCGGGTGGTCATTTTGCCGATCTGGAGGTGACCGATGCAGTAACCGATGGCAACCTGGTTACTGCCCCCGCATGGCCTGCCCACCCCGCCTGGTTGGCGCAGTTTATGGCGCTACTGAATAAGTGA